Part of the Chloroflexota bacterium genome is shown below.
CCGACCGCCACGCCGACCGCCACGCCGACCGCCACGCCGACCGCCACGCCGACCGCCACGCCGACCGCCACGCCGACCGCCACGCCGACCGCCACGCCGACCGCCACGCCGAACGCCACGCCGAACGCCACGCCGAACGCCACGCCGAACGCCGTGAGTACAAAATAGATTGCTACTCCAAGAGCTAATGCTACGACATACGTGAGCAACAGATTTAAATTAAAACGCCAAAACAAAAACTCACTTAACAATGCGCCAAAAGAAAAAGGAATCACATATAGCAATGCACCTGCGGTTTGACTTCCACTTGCAGTCCGCGCGATGAACCAATAAAAATCTGCTCCAAAGATTTGTAGAACTAATCCGGTTGCAATGCATAAAGCGGTTGGAGCAAATGCGATTAAACAAGTAGAAAGCCAAACTAGATTGCGTAAGGCAGGGAGAGTGGCGAATTTGTCTCGCGCTCGCCACAATAAAAGATTTTCATTCAAACGTTCATCAATTGTGCGAGCGTAAACTCGGAGAGTGAATGGCTTGAAGAAAACCCAGTAGAGCAAACGTAAAATGTCGTTGGGGAATTTGAGAGTGGTGGGCATAAGGATTCTCGGTACGGATGGGGGTAGGGGCGACGCATGCGTCGCCCCTACAATAAATTATTTTGGTCGAAAGATACTGTCAATCCACGCTTTGATGGCTTCTTGAAACGCAAATTTGCCGGTCGAAGAAGCGGCATTGCCAAACTTACGTCCAGCGGAAGCAAGCACACGTCCAAATTTTATTTCCAGTCCAACCTGTTGTAGTTGTTGAATGTACGCGCGTCTTATCTCCGCCCAATCCAGCGCGCGGTTGTCCGCTTTGGTTTCGTACACCAAACTCCCGGCAAGTTGCAAACGGTACGGATGATTCCCGGCAAGTGTCAACACCTCGCTCATCTCGGTTGGCGTAAAGGGCTGGTCGCCGTTCGCGCCGCGTTCAATCAACGCGCGGGCTTCGTCGTCGGTTAGTTCGCCCAGCGGCAAGTAAGTGAACACGTTAAAGAACGGCGAAGTGTAGCCGTGCGTCGTCGCCAAATCCGCCAGCGGTGATTTGGACGCGGTGATGAATGCGATTGCGTGGCTGTTGATGAGCGCGCGCCACGAATCGTACACATCGTGCGGAAATTCGTCGCGATGATCGGTCAG
Proteins encoded:
- a CDS encoding ATP-binding protein; this encodes MPTTLKFPNDILRLLYWVFFKPFTLRVYARTIDERLNENLLLWRARDKFATLPALRNLVWLSTCLIAFAPTALCIATGLVLQIFGADFYWFIARTASGSQTAGALLYVIPFSFGALLSEFLFWRFNLNLLLTYVVALALGVAIYFVLTAFGVAFGVAFGVAFGVAVGVAVGVAVGVAVGVAVGVAVGVAVGVAVGVAVG
- a CDS encoding ATP-binding protein is translated as MPNPFFYGGHVQPDQFVGRKHELRRIFSALDTAHTGQLQSISVVGPRRIGKSSLLFYVAHRFSQHLSAPQNYRFTYVELPSAECRTLDGLVSKILRDLGANGNKKQPPLVRFESAIHALKASGVCPVVCVDEFEELTDHRDEFPHDVYDSWRALINSHAIAFITASKSPLADLATTHGYTSPFFNVFTYLPLGELTDDEARALIERGANGDQPFTPTEMSEVLTLAGNHPYRLQLAGSLVYETKADNRALDWAEIRRAYIQQLQQVGLEIKFGRVLASAGRKFGNAASSTGKFAFQEAIKAWIDSIFRPK